The following coding sequences lie in one Candidatus Caccoplasma merdavium genomic window:
- a CDS encoding NAD-dependent epimerase/dehydratase family protein: protein MKLRDKQVVAITGAAGNLGNILALNMADDEVFLRLLWHNTPIDPSLTQRANVTTCRVDLARQGTLVGAFDGVDTVVHFAGVLFRGNPEKFLPQTNVGYFANVLDVAVTAGVRRVVLISFPHVEGETTPERPATGRLDGNPLSVHAATRLEEEKLLMSRPGIEKVILRCGMVYGRGILMIDAARWFSRYGLLGIWRKPNFIHLISTDDFVAATKAAVINPAAGGVYHIGDDGVQTLAEFLDAATGHWHTFRPWRMPVWLIRTAAWVFERVSLVTGCRAPLTQDFVTIGRVSYYGDTSRMKKDLLPKLKYPTFRDGIDTL from the coding sequence ATGAAACTACGCGATAAACAGGTGGTGGCTATCACCGGGGCAGCAGGTAACTTGGGAAATATATTGGCACTGAACATGGCCGACGATGAGGTGTTTTTGCGCCTATTGTGGCACAATACACCGATAGACCCTTCGTTGACGCAACGAGCCAACGTAACGACTTGCCGTGTCGATTTGGCTCGTCAGGGAACGCTGGTCGGGGCTTTTGATGGCGTTGATACTGTTGTGCATTTTGCCGGAGTGCTTTTTCGCGGAAATCCCGAAAAATTTTTGCCGCAGACCAATGTCGGCTATTTTGCCAACGTGCTCGACGTTGCGGTAACGGCTGGGGTGCGGCGAGTCGTATTGATTAGTTTTCCTCATGTCGAGGGGGAGACCACTCCCGAGCGTCCGGCAACAGGAAGGCTTGATGGAAACCCTCTTTCGGTTCATGCGGCGACTCGTCTCGAAGAGGAAAAATTGTTGATGTCCCGTCCCGGAATAGAGAAGGTGATATTGCGTTGCGGCATGGTTTACGGTCGGGGTATTTTGATGATTGATGCCGCCCGTTGGTTTTCCCGTTACGGGTTGTTGGGAATATGGCGGAAGCCTAATTTTATCCATCTGATTTCGACCGATGATTTTGTAGCGGCAACGAAAGCTGCCGTTATAAATCCTGCCGCCGGGGGCGTTTATCACATAGGTGATGACGGGGTGCAGACGTTGGCCGAATTTTTAGATGCGGCTACCGGCCATTGGCACACGTTCAGGCCGTGGCGTATGCCGGTGTGGCTCATACGCACGGCGGCGTGGGTGTTCGAACGGGTTTCTCTTGTGACGGGTTGTCGTGCACCGCTCACGCAAGACTTTGTTACCATCGGACGTGTTTCGTATTATGGCGATACCTCCCGTATGAAAAAAGATTTGTTGCCCAAGTTGAAATACCCCACATTCAGGGACGGAATCGATACCCTGTAA
- a CDS encoding DUF2089 family protein, translated as MNTPKKLPLTCPSCDTPLKVSELFCNECGTKVCGEFDLPPLARLTEKEQQFVLDFIKSSGSLKDMARTMGVSYPTVRNILDDLIEKLRHISPSNP; from the coding sequence ATGAATACACCGAAAAAATTGCCGCTGACTTGCCCGAGCTGCGATACCCCCCTGAAAGTGAGCGAACTGTTTTGTAACGAATGCGGCACAAAAGTGTGCGGCGAATTTGATTTGCCGCCGTTGGCACGTCTCACCGAGAAAGAACAACAGTTCGTCCTCGACTTCATCAAATCGAGCGGCAGCCTCAAAGACATGGCCCGCACCATGGGGGTGAGCTACCCCACCGTGCGCAACATTCTCGACGACCTTATCGAAAAACTCCGACACATCTCCCCCTCAAACCCCTAA
- a CDS encoding bifunctional folylpolyglutamate synthase/dihydrofolate synthase, whose translation MNYEETLQYLYRQLPVFQQVGQSAYKPGLGNSLALDALVGHPHRRYATIHVAGTNGKGSTSHVLAAVLQKSGYRVGLYTSPHLVDFRERIRVDGEMITREAVLEFTRKYLDASREIHPSFFELTMMMAFDYFAACHADVAVIETGLGGRLDSTNIITPRACVITNISYDHMALLGNTLTAIAHEKAGIIKSGIPVVIGEAEGDVRRVFEEKAREESAPIFFAQECDVMTSCRKNDLGQWAIDSRDFGFITYELGGFCQEKNAATLLCALRLLRKEGFAITPEAVREGFAHVTTLTGLQGRWQQVNLSPRAYCDTGHNVGGFQYIVEQLASIKCATLRIVFGMVNDKDISGVLAMLPHSAVYYFTQASIPRAMPASVMRDKAAEKGLRGEVYASVAEAYQAALNDSNANDFVFVGGSSFVVADLLAALG comes from the coding sequence ATGAACTACGAAGAAACTCTTCAATATCTTTATCGTCAACTTCCCGTTTTCCAGCAGGTAGGTCAGTCGGCCTACAAGCCGGGATTGGGCAACAGCCTGGCTCTCGACGCGCTGGTGGGGCACCCCCATCGCCGCTACGCCACCATACACGTTGCCGGCACCAACGGCAAGGGGTCGACCAGCCACGTTTTGGCCGCCGTACTCCAAAAGAGCGGCTACCGGGTGGGACTGTATACCTCGCCGCACCTGGTCGATTTCAGAGAACGCATACGGGTCGACGGCGAAATGATTACGCGCGAAGCGGTTCTCGAATTTACCCGCAAATACCTCGACGCAAGCCGCGAGATACACCCGTCGTTTTTCGAACTGACGATGATGATGGCCTTTGACTACTTCGCCGCCTGCCACGCCGATGTGGCGGTCATCGAGACCGGCCTCGGCGGGCGTCTCGACAGCACCAACATCATCACGCCCCGCGCCTGTGTCATCACCAACATCAGCTACGACCACATGGCCCTGCTCGGCAACACGCTCACGGCCATCGCCCACGAAAAGGCCGGCATCATCAAGAGCGGCATACCGGTCGTCATCGGCGAAGCCGAAGGCGATGTGCGCCGCGTCTTCGAGGAGAAAGCCCGCGAAGAGTCGGCCCCGATATTCTTTGCCCAGGAATGCGACGTGATGACCTCCTGCCGCAAAAACGACCTCGGACAGTGGGCCATCGACAGCCGCGACTTCGGGTTCATCACCTACGAACTGGGGGGATTCTGCCAGGAAAAGAATGCCGCCACACTGCTCTGCGCCCTGCGCCTGCTGCGCAAGGAGGGCTTTGCCATCACCCCCGAAGCCGTGCGCGAAGGCTTTGCCCATGTGACCACACTCACCGGACTGCAAGGCCGCTGGCAACAGGTGAACCTCTCTCCCCGCGCCTACTGCGACACAGGCCACAACGTGGGCGGATTTCAATATATCGTGGAGCAACTCGCCTCGATAAAATGCGCGACCCTGCGCATCGTCTTCGGCATGGTCAACGACAAGGACATCTCGGGTGTGCTGGCCATGCTCCCGCACTCGGCGGTCTACTACTTCACCCAAGCCTCGATACCGCGTGCCATGCCGGCCAGCGTCATGCGCGACAAGGCCGCCGAGAAAGGTCTGCGGGGCGAGGTGTACGCATCGGTAGCCGAAGCCTACCAGGCCGCCCTGAACGACAGCAACGCCAACGATTTTGTATTTGTCGGCGGCAGCAGTTTTGTCGTGGCCGACTTGCTGGCCGCTCTCGGGTAA
- a CDS encoding chromate transporter, translated as MIWLQLFYSFFKIGLFGFGGGYAMLSMIQGEVVTRHEWLTPQEFTDIIAISQMTPGPIGINSATYIGYTATGSVWGSALATFALVLPSFIVMLILYRFFMRYHDNRHVTDTFAGLRPAVIGLIASAALVLMNTENFGSPTGDTRQFVVSLLIFGAVLAANFFFKVNAILLIVLAGVAGFLIY; from the coding sequence ATGATTTGGTTGCAACTGTTCTATTCGTTCTTCAAAATCGGATTGTTCGGGTTCGGCGGCGGATATGCCATGCTCTCGATGATTCAAGGCGAGGTGGTCACGCGCCACGAGTGGCTCACGCCTCAGGAATTTACCGACATCATTGCCATCAGCCAGATGACTCCCGGCCCCATCGGCATCAACTCGGCCACCTACATCGGCTACACGGCCACGGGAAGCGTGTGGGGGTCGGCATTGGCGACCTTCGCGCTGGTGCTGCCCTCGTTTATCGTGATGCTCATTCTCTACCGCTTCTTTATGCGATACCACGACAACCGGCACGTCACCGACACGTTTGCAGGGTTGCGTCCGGCGGTCATCGGGCTCATCGCCTCGGCGGCCCTGGTGCTGATGAACACCGAAAACTTCGGCTCTCCCACGGGCGACACACGGCAGTTTGTCGTGAGCCTGCTCATCTTCGGCGCCGTGCTGGCGGCCAATTTCTTTTTCAAGGTGAATGCCATATTGTTGATTGTACTGGCCGGCGTGGCCGGATTTTTAATATACTGA
- a CDS encoding chromate transporter: protein MIFLQLFWSFFKIGSFTIGGGYAMVPIIEEELVRKRQWIESEEFVDMLALSQSAPGILAVNISIATGYRIRGIGGAITATLGTVLPSFIIILLIAMFFQRFQDNEVVERIFKGIRPAVVALIAAPVFKLGKSARINRHNLWIPIVAALLIWLLDFSPIWVVLIAGIGGYAYGAIKRKRGAR from the coding sequence ATGATATTTTTACAACTCTTTTGGTCTTTTTTCAAGATAGGCTCGTTTACCATCGGCGGGGGATATGCCATGGTACCCATCATCGAGGAGGAACTGGTGCGCAAAAGACAGTGGATCGAGAGCGAGGAGTTTGTGGATATGCTGGCCCTCTCGCAATCGGCTCCGGGTATCTTGGCAGTGAACATATCGATTGCCACGGGCTACCGCATCAGGGGCATTGGTGGTGCGATAACGGCCACGTTGGGCACGGTGCTGCCATCGTTCATCATCATACTGCTCATCGCCATGTTTTTCCAGCGTTTCCAGGACAACGAGGTGGTGGAGCGCATCTTCAAAGGCATACGTCCGGCCGTGGTGGCTCTCATTGCCGCACCGGTATTCAAACTCGGCAAGTCGGCACGCATCAACCGGCATAACTTATGGATACCGATAGTGGCCGCCCTGCTCATTTGGCTGCTCGACTTCTCGCCGATATGGGTGGTGCTCATTGCCGGCATCGGCGGATATGCCTATGGTGCCATAAAGAGAAAGCGAGGTGCGAGATGA
- a CDS encoding site-specific integrase, with protein sequence MYMQKTFQEISKSWCETKRPIVKHSTMCAYLLTLQTHLLPYFGTKTAITEDDVQQFVIHKLSCGLARKTVRDMVVVLKSVVKYGRKHKIFPFEDWEIEYPTDTEMNRLPTLAIEHQRILMRHLIEKPTAQNIGVLLTLCTGMRIGEVCALQWQDVDFRQRIITVRHTIGRVYNCELKSTEKIQSSPKTKNSCREIPISKHLFQCLKTVKKVSASPFVVGTSEHSKEPRSYRDYFSRLLKRLGIPQIVFHGLRHTFATRCIESQCDYKTVSVILGHSNVATTLNLYVHPNLSQKKKCVERMSKFLGIAEP encoded by the coding sequence TTGTATATGCAGAAAACATTTCAAGAAATTTCAAAAAGCTGGTGCGAAACAAAACGCCCAATCGTAAAGCACTCTACCATGTGTGCTTATTTACTGACGCTGCAAACCCATTTACTGCCTTATTTCGGTACAAAGACAGCCATCACAGAAGATGATGTTCAACAGTTTGTCATTCATAAACTTTCATGCGGCCTTGCTCGTAAAACCGTAAGGGATATGGTAGTCGTATTAAAATCTGTAGTCAAATACGGAAGAAAACATAAGATTTTCCCATTCGAGGATTGGGAAATAGAATATCCTACAGATACGGAAATGAACCGATTGCCAACTTTGGCAATAGAACATCAACGCATACTAATGCGACATCTGATAGAAAAACCGACAGCACAGAATATCGGTGTGCTGTTGACTCTCTGCACTGGCATGAGAATAGGAGAAGTGTGCGCACTGCAATGGCAAGATGTGGACTTCCGCCAACGGATTATCACAGTAAGGCATACCATTGGACGGGTTTATAATTGCGAGTTGAAATCCACAGAGAAAATACAGTCATCACCCAAAACAAAAAATTCATGCCGCGAGATACCCATCTCCAAACATTTGTTTCAATGTCTGAAAACAGTCAAGAAAGTATCTGCTTCTCCGTTTGTGGTCGGCACATCAGAACATTCCAAAGAGCCACGCTCTTATCGTGACTATTTTTCCCGGTTGTTAAAGCGTCTCGGCATACCTCAAATCGTATTTCATGGGCTTAGGCACACCTTTGCAACCCGGTGCATAGAAAGCCAATGCGATTACAAGACAGTTAGCGTAATACTCGGTCATTCCAATGTGGCGACAACACTTAACCTGTATGTGCATCCAAACCTTAGTCAGAAAAAGAAGTGTGTTGAGCGTATGAGCAAGTTTCTTGGAATTGCAGAACCGTAA